TCATGGCCGGCGTGAACCTTTCGAAGGCCGAGATCGGCTGGTACGACCCCCGCTTCTTCGGCAGCAGCTTCGAGATGACCGGCGGCGCCTGGATCCAGTACAAGAAGGCCCCGGCCTACGCCTACACGCAGATGGCCGGCACCCTAGGCTGGGCGCGCAGGCTGCGCCGGCTCGCCTTCTATTTCCAGTGGGAGCTCGACCGCAATTACTTCGTGGAGGGGGACTCCACCGCCGCAGACGCGGACAGCCTCAGGGACAACACCATATCCAAGATATCGCTGACCCAGAGCTTCGACACGCGCGACAGCTTCTCCTATCCGACGAGGGGGATATACACCATAGCCGGCGTGGACATATTCAACGAGATCAAGGGAAACGATGCCAACTTCGTCCGCTTCAAACTCAAGGGCGAGCTCGACTACGGCTTCTTCTCAAGGCTGGTATTCTCGACGTCTCTCAGGCTCGACCGTATCCTCACCATCGGCAGCAACGTGAGCGTGCCGACGAACGAGCTGCTGTTCATGGGCGGCGACGACACGATCCGCGGCTTCTCGTACCAGTCCCTGGGCCCGGTGGACGCCGCAGGCAAGGCCACAGGATCGAGGGCCCGCTGGATATTCAACGAGGAGCTGAGGTATCTCTTCTTCAAGAGCTTCAGCGCCGCGGCGTTCTTCGACATGGGCAGCCTGACCAACGAGTTCTCAGAAGTGGGATGGGACACCACGGTGCGGCGCTCCGCGGGCGTGGGACTCCGCTACAACACACCGGTCGGGCCGATCCGCGCCGACTACGGATTCAAGCTGGACCGAAAACCGGGCGAGTCGCGCGGCCATTTCCACCTTACCTTCGGATACCTGTTCTGATAGATGCCCTGCCATAGCGGAGTCCGGAGTCTTCTCGAGGGAGCATCAAGGCGCGCCTACGAGACGAGCGTACGAGGAGATCAAAAGGTCGATTGGCGTCACGGCTTGGAGGCTGACGCGAGGAAGACATCCAAGCCGCGCGACGCCAACGACCTTTTGACGACGAGAAGCGAGCGAAGTGCGCCAGCGGATGAGAGAAGACTCCGGACTCCGCTATGAAACACGAGCCTTTGATTTCTGCAGGTTTTCCGGATTGAGGATCAGGCGCTGCAGCAGCTCCATGTTGATCGGCTTGCCCGAGAAGAAATCGTCGAAGAACTTGTTGGCCGCGTAGTAGAAGAGCCCGATCATCTCCAGCTGTCCCAGCATGAACTCGGCGCGGCGGCGTTCCTCCTTCGGCAGCGTGACCTTCGCCTCGGTGACCTTGGCGCGGGTGCGCTCGATCGTCGTGATGGCGTCGGTGAGCGTCCCCATTATCTTCTCCAGGAAACCGGTGATCACCTTCTTGGGGTATGTGCGCTCGGCGGCGTAGTAGTCCTTTCGCGAACCCTTGACCCAGACCTTGCGGACCAGGCCGTACTCCTCGAGCATGCGGATGTTTATCGAGATGTTGCTCTTGGAGACGCCGAGCCTCGAGCCTATCTCGTCGAGGGAGAGCGGCTCCTCGGAGAGAAAGAGCAGGGCGTATATCTGCCCCCCCACGCGGTTGATCATGCCGAGAAGGGCGCTGGATATCTTGCCGGCGCCCTGCATGAAGGTCTCCATCGCCTCGTCAAGGAGCCTGTCGCCTGCGTCTCTCTTCGTCGGCTTCGACACCATCTTCACCTCTGGAGAGCCCTGCGCCGCCCGCTGGGGCGCCGTCGTGACGGAAGGACGCCCGGCCGCGCTCGGACCCGTACCTGCCCCACAGCTCCTCGCGGCCCTCGGGGGTCGAGAGCTTCGTGATCAGCTGGGGGATCGACTCCCTGCCCTTGCGGTCCTGGTTGTCCAGCGCGTTCATGATGTAGACCATGCGCTGGACCGCCGTGAATATCGTCATGCCGGCCACGAAGAGGATCGCCATGATCATCAGGACGGGGGCCGGGCTGGACCACCACCTGTGCAGCGCCATGGTCATCAGCGGATCGCAGACCGCCGCCACCCCGAGGTAGACGATGCGCTCCGGCCTCTGCATCATGCCGACCCTGCAGTCTATGCCCATGCCCTCGCCGCGGGCCCTCGTGTAGCTCACCATCTGGGAGCCGATCATCGCGGCGATGGTGATGGGCAGCATGAAGGAGTTCCTGAAGAAGTAGCCAAGCCCCATGAAGCAGGCGCCCTCGCCGAAGCGGTCCATTGCCGCGTCGAAGAATGCCCCGGAGCGGGAGGTCCGGCCCGTGAGCCTGGCGACCCTGCCGTCGAACATGTCGAAGGTGGCGCCGAATATCATCACCCATCCGGCGTAGCCGAACCAGCCGCGCGCGAAGAGGTATGCGGCCGCGCACGAGAAGAGAAAGCCCAGCATCGTGATCGTGTTCGGGCCCATCCTGAGCCTCACGAACAGCCTCACGATCGGGTCGGTGGTCCAGAACCACCACTCCCTCGTCCCGCTGGAGAGGAACTTCGACGGGTCGTTCTTGGTGCCCTCGAAGGTGCGCGCAATCCGCTTGCGCCCCCAGAGCTGATAGGTGAGGTAGGAAACGAGCAGGGCGACGTTTATGGCCAGTATCGGGCCCAGCGTTATCCAGATCGGGTTTATGCCTAGCAAGGACATATGCGCCTTTGTCCCTCTAATTAGCTGAATTATTGAGGTTTTGAGCCTGCATTGGTCGTACATTTTCCGCTCAAAGTCAAGCGATGCAATGCTATGATTTCCCTTGCCAATCAGGCGGTTGGCGCGCTAGAGAGCAGGGCCCATGTCAGACAAGCCCAAACACAGGTTCTGGAGGGGAAAGGTCCTGCCCAAGCTCGCGCTCACCGTGGTGCCGCTGCCCCGCAACACCTTCTGCTCGATCGACGTCACAAACAGATGCAACCTGCGCTGCAGGCATTGCTACTACTTCTCCTATGACCAGGATCGGGGCCCCGAGCTCTCGGTCGACGAGTGGCTGGCGCGAATCGAGAGGATGCAGGCAGGCCGCGGCGCGTTCTTCTCCTGCACCTGGGTGGGCGGGGAACCGCTTCTCAGGCGCGAGCTGATCGAGCGCGGGAAGGGCCTCTTCCGCGCCAACCGCGTGGTCACGAACGGGACGCTTCCGCTGCCGGAGTGGCCGGACGTGGAATTCCACGTCTCGATCGACGGCACGCGCGAACAGCACGACTACATACGCGGCGAGGGCTGCTACGACAGGATCATGAAAAACATCCGCGACGGCCGCTGCGAGGGTCTCAACATCGCGGTCGCCTGCTGCCTGAACCGCTCGAACGCAGGATCGATCGAGCGGATCCTCTCCGAGTTGAGAGAGATACCCCACATCCGCCACGTGCTCTTCGACTTCATGACCCCGGTCAGGGGGGTGGAGGAGGGGATGTGGATCACGTTCCCGGAGCGGCACGAGATCATCGACAGGCTCGAGGCCCTCAGGGACACCTATGGCTCCTTCATCGGCGGCCCCCCCGGCACCTTCGACCTCATGCGGCTGGAGAACAAGTCGAGCTGCGTGGGCCCCAACTGCGTCTTCGTGAAAAACGGCACCGCGTTCGACGCGTGGGGCAACGTGAAGAAGCCGTGCGTCATCGGCCCCAATGCCGACTGCGACCGCTGCGGCTGCATCGTCCCGTTTTCCCTCAGGGCCTGGAAGAAACCCTCGAACCTCCTTCGTGAAATCTTCCGCGACATCAGGAATCGCAATATATAGTTATGCCGTCGTGCGCCAGACCTCTTCTGGCTGCTGGGGCCTTCGCTCCGTTACTCGTCGTGAAAAATCGGCTGGCTTCTGTGGATTTGGTGTCTTCCTGCCTGTCAGGCCCCAAAACCACGAAGCCGGTCCGATTTTTCACTTCCTCATACACTCCGCTCAGAACGCCCCTTTAATGCAGCTGCGAAGAGGTCCTTCCCGCACGACGGCATAAAGAATAATACGAATCTTGCGGAACGGATCGACGCGCTCTTCGCAGCGGGGCTCACGGAGGCCGGGTGCCGTAGCCTGTCATGATCCGGCCGACGTGGCCCAGCGAGGAGCCGGCGCCTGAGGCGACGAGCGTAGCGAGAAGAGCGCGTCGATCCGTTCCGCTTGCGCGATTCAGCCATAAAAAAGAAGCCCCGGGAGAAATCCCGGGGCTTCCGTTTGCTGCCTTACTCCTATGAGCTCAGG
This portion of the Pseudomonadota bacterium genome encodes:
- a CDS encoding MarR family transcriptional regulator; the protein is MVSKPTKRDAGDRLLDEAMETFMQGAGKISSALLGMINRVGGQIYALLFLSEEPLSLDEIGSRLGVSKSNISINIRMLEEYGLVRKVWVKGSRKDYYAAERTYPKKVITGFLEKIMGTLTDAITTIERTRAKVTEAKVTLPKEERRRAEFMLGQLEMIGLFYYAANKFFDDFFSGKPINMELLQRLILNPENLQKSKARVS
- a CDS encoding CDP-alcohol phosphatidyltransferase family protein, encoding MSLLGINPIWITLGPILAINVALLVSYLTYQLWGRKRIARTFEGTKNDPSKFLSSGTREWWFWTTDPIVRLFVRLRMGPNTITMLGFLFSCAAAYLFARGWFGYAGWVMIFGATFDMFDGRVARLTGRTSRSGAFFDAAMDRFGEGACFMGLGYFFRNSFMLPITIAAMIGSQMVSYTRARGEGMGIDCRVGMMQRPERIVYLGVAAVCDPLMTMALHRWWSSPAPVLMIMAILFVAGMTIFTAVQRMVYIMNALDNQDRKGRESIPQLITKLSTPEGREELWGRYGSERGRASFRHDGAPAGGAGLSRGEDGVEADEERRRRQAP
- a CDS encoding radical SAM protein, with the translated sequence MSDKPKHRFWRGKVLPKLALTVVPLPRNTFCSIDVTNRCNLRCRHCYYFSYDQDRGPELSVDEWLARIERMQAGRGAFFSCTWVGGEPLLRRELIERGKGLFRANRVVTNGTLPLPEWPDVEFHVSIDGTREQHDYIRGEGCYDRIMKNIRDGRCEGLNIAVACCLNRSNAGSIERILSELREIPHIRHVLFDFMTPVRGVEEGMWITFPERHEIIDRLEALRDTYGSFIGGPPGTFDLMRLENKSSCVGPNCVFVKNGTAFDAWGNVKKPCVIGPNADCDRCGCIVPFSLRAWKKPSNLLREIFRDIRNRNI